From Polaribacter butkevichii, a single genomic window includes:
- a CDS encoding porin, translating to MKVFLTFAIAVATTFSFSAQNTQKDSINNPNNQVNTAQRILNGNINTKGVTVGGYGELTYNRKENNNAELDVQRLVLLFGYKFDDRTQFITEVEFEHVNEVYVEQAFLQYSVSDNVNLRAGLMLVPMGIINEYHEPTTFNGVERPSIDGAIIPTTWRELGLGVSGRYNEASLRYQAYIFNGFSSTTSDGNGNITGGKIGGSNGLRGGRQKGAKSTMNNVNFSGKLDYYGLPGLRLGLSGYFGRTQSPADVEDIDGADVGLAMIGLDARYAYQRFTARGQFIHGSLSDTEAYNTATGANLGSALQGYYLEAAYNLLPQNKRQQLFGFVRYEDFNTHASVAGNLVKDLSYDRQEWTLGLSYKIAPGAVVKGDYQFKNNAVAGSASVNQLNFGIGVWF from the coding sequence ATGAAAGTATTTTTAACTTTTGCTATTGCTGTAGCTACCACTTTTAGTTTTTCGGCACAAAACACACAAAAAGATTCAATTAATAATCCTAATAATCAGGTAAATACAGCACAACGTATTTTAAATGGTAATATTAACACAAAAGGTGTTACTGTAGGAGGTTATGGAGAATTGACTTACAATAGAAAAGAGAATAATAATGCAGAATTAGACGTACAACGTTTGGTTTTATTATTTGGTTATAAATTTGATGATAGAACACAATTTATTACAGAGGTAGAGTTCGAACACGTTAATGAAGTGTATGTAGAGCAAGCCTTTTTACAATACTCAGTTAGTGATAATGTAAACCTAAGAGCAGGTTTAATGTTAGTGCCAATGGGAATTATTAATGAATATCATGAACCAACAACTTTTAATGGTGTAGAAAGACCAAGTATAGATGGAGCTATTATACCAACCACTTGGAGAGAATTAGGTTTAGGAGTTTCTGGTAGATATAACGAAGCTTCATTGCGTTACCAAGCCTATATTTTTAATGGCTTTTCTTCTACAACTTCTGATGGAAATGGAAACATTACTGGCGGAAAAATTGGTGGAAGCAATGGTTTAAGAGGAGGAAGACAAAAAGGTGCAAAATCTACCATGAACAATGTTAATTTCTCTGGAAAATTAGACTATTATGGCTTACCTGGTTTACGTTTAGGATTGTCTGGTTATTTTGGTAGAACTCAATCTCCTGCAGATGTAGAAGATATTGATGGAGCAGATGTAGGTCTTGCTATGATTGGTTTAGATGCACGTTATGCATACCAACGTTTTACTGCAAGAGGTCAGTTTATTCATGGAAGTTTATCTGATACAGAAGCATATAATACTGCTACAGGTGCAAATTTAGGAAGTGCCTTACAAGGATATTATTTAGAAGCGGCTTATAATTTATTACCACAAAATAAAAGACAACAATTATTTGGTTTTGTTAGGTATGAAGATTTTAATACCCATGCCTCGGTAGCAGGTAATTTGGTAAAAGACCTAAGTTATGATAGACAAGAATGGACGCTAGGTTTAAGCTATAAAATTGCTCCTGGTGCAGTTGTTAAAGGAGACTATCAATTTAAAAATAATGCAGTAGCTGGTAGTGCTTCTGTAAACCAATTAAACTTTGGAATAGGGGTTTGGTTCTAA
- a CDS encoding bifunctional metallophosphatase/5'-nucleotidase, with product MKFTKSILYFLSILFLASCSKDDQKIDFTFLQLNDVYEIAPIQGGEYGGMARVETVHKELLQENPNTMLFMAGDFLNPSLLGTIKVAGERVRGRQMVEVMNAMNFDLVAFGNHEFDVSQQDLQKRLNESNFPWISANVKQKTKEAAIPFYKEVNGHKEHVGETFIKEFSDADGTKIKVGFISVCIPSNPKEFVEYGNMFVKARSSYAAIKDSVDVVFGLTHVKIANDKRIAKLLPNLPLIMGGHEHTNSYDMVGDVVIAKADANAKTVYVHRITYDKKTKKTIVKSELKEINATIKSDEKVAKIVSKWQTILTSKITEIIKNPEEVIFEAKTPLDGRDTPIRSTQTNLGQLITKAMSFGFNDEVDCALVNGGSIRIDDQLSGHITAVDIFRVLPYGGAILKVKIKGRLLKRVLDYGSLAVGTGAYLQRFNAEKVGDKWMIKNQELDINKTYTVAFSDYLLKGFDIPFLSKENKEVLSIYSPKSEELNFDIRKAVISYLKTI from the coding sequence ATGAAATTCACAAAATCAATTCTATACTTTTTATCAATCTTATTTTTAGCATCTTGTTCTAAAGATGATCAGAAAATAGACTTTACATTTTTACAGTTAAATGATGTGTATGAGATTGCGCCGATACAAGGAGGAGAATATGGAGGAATGGCAAGAGTAGAAACCGTACACAAAGAATTACTGCAAGAAAACCCAAATACGATGCTTTTTATGGCAGGAGATTTTTTAAATCCGTCTTTATTAGGAACCATAAAAGTAGCAGGAGAAAGAGTACGAGGAAGACAAATGGTAGAAGTAATGAATGCTATGAATTTCGATTTGGTAGCGTTTGGTAATCATGAGTTTGATGTTTCTCAACAAGACCTTCAGAAAAGATTAAATGAAAGTAATTTTCCTTGGATTTCTGCCAACGTAAAACAAAAAACAAAAGAAGCAGCAATTCCTTTTTACAAAGAAGTAAATGGTCATAAAGAACATGTAGGAGAAACATTTATCAAAGAATTTTCTGATGCTGATGGAACAAAAATAAAAGTAGGTTTTATAAGTGTTTGTATTCCGTCTAACCCAAAAGAGTTTGTAGAATATGGTAATATGTTTGTAAAAGCAAGAAGTTCTTATGCAGCTATTAAAGATTCTGTAGATGTTGTTTTTGGATTAACACACGTTAAAATAGCAAATGATAAAAGAATTGCAAAATTGTTGCCAAATCTACCTTTAATTATGGGCGGTCACGAGCATACCAATTCTTATGATATGGTAGGAGATGTAGTTATTGCAAAAGCAGATGCCAATGCAAAAACCGTATATGTACATAGAATTACTTATGATAAGAAAACAAAGAAAACGATTGTAAAATCTGAATTAAAAGAAATTAATGCAACGATAAAATCAGATGAAAAAGTAGCTAAGATCGTTAGCAAATGGCAAACCATCTTAACTTCAAAAATAACAGAAATTATAAAAAACCCAGAAGAAGTTATTTTTGAAGCCAAAACACCTTTAGACGGTAGAGATACACCAATTAGAAGTACCCAAACAAATTTAGGGCAACTTATTACCAAGGCAATGTCTTTTGGTTTTAATGATGAGGTAGATTGTGCGTTGGTTAATGGCGGTTCTATAAGAATAGATGATCAACTAAGCGGTCATATTACCGCAGTAGATATTTTTAGAGTGTTGCCGTACGGAGGTGCAATTTTAAAAGTGAAAATTAAAGGGCGTTTATTAAAAAGAGTGTTAGATTATGGAAGTCTAGCTGTAGGAACAGGTGCTTATTTACAACGCTTTAATGCCGAAAAAGTAGGTGATAAGTGGATGATTAAAAACCAAGAGTTAGACATTAATAAAACCTATACGGTTGCCTTTTCTGATTATTTATTAAAAGGATTTGATATTCCTTTTTTATCCAAAGAAAACAAAGAAGTGTTATCTATTTATTCACCTAAATCAGAAGAACTAAATTTTGATATTAGAAAAGCTGTTATTTCTTATTTAAAAACCATCTAG
- a CDS encoding hydroxymethylglutaryl-CoA lyase, giving the protein MKKVKIIECPRDAMQGIKSHFISTEKKALYINSLLKVGFDTIDFGSFVSPKAIPQMRDTAAVLSKLDLSRTQSKLLAIIANIRGANDASQFEEIDYLGYPFSISENFQMRNTHKTIQESIETLDAILNIADITNKEVVAYLSMGFGNPYGDPWNVEIVGEWTEKLSKMGVKTLSLSDTVGSSTPEVIDYLFKNLISAYPTIEFGAHLHTNPDKWHEKVDAAYKAGCLRFDGAIKGYGGCPMAKDELTGNMPTEKLLSYFTAQKADTNIKPMSFESAYNKALETFI; this is encoded by the coding sequence ATGAAAAAAGTAAAAATCATAGAATGTCCTCGTGACGCAATGCAAGGAATAAAATCTCATTTTATTTCTACAGAGAAAAAAGCATTGTATATAAACTCCTTATTAAAAGTGGGTTTTGATACTATTGATTTTGGCAGTTTTGTCTCTCCAAAAGCAATTCCGCAAATGCGAGATACTGCAGCTGTTTTATCAAAATTAGATTTGTCTAGAACGCAAAGTAAATTGTTAGCCATTATTGCCAATATTAGAGGTGCAAATGACGCTTCTCAGTTTGAAGAAATTGATTATTTAGGATATCCTTTTTCAATATCAGAAAACTTTCAAATGCGTAATACACACAAAACGATACAAGAATCTATAGAAACCTTAGATGCAATTTTAAATATTGCCGATATAACCAATAAAGAAGTAGTTGCGTATTTATCGATGGGGTTTGGAAACCCATATGGAGATCCTTGGAATGTGGAAATAGTAGGTGAGTGGACAGAGAAACTTTCTAAAATGGGCGTAAAAACATTGTCGCTTTCAGATACTGTAGGTAGTTCTACCCCAGAAGTTATAGATTATTTATTTAAAAATTTAATTTCAGCATACCCAACTATAGAATTTGGAGCTCATTTACATACCAATCCAGATAAATGGCATGAAAAAGTAGATGCAGCATACAAAGCTGGTTGTTTGCGTTTTGATGGGGCAATTAAAGGTTACGGAGGTTGCCCAATGGCAAAAGACGAATTAACGGGTAATATGCCAACAGAAAAACTACTAAGTTATTTTACTGCTCAAAAAGCAGATACCAATATAAAACCAATGAGTTTTGAAAGTGCTTACAATAAGGCCTTAGAGACATTTATTTAG
- a CDS encoding MFS transporter has product MSKSKYILPIIIISQFCCTSLWFASNGVMTDIVTSFNLSDIALGYLTSAVQFGFIMGTLVFALFTVADRFSPSKVFFFCAILGAFFNLRLIFENQTFLTLIGMRFLTGFFLAGIYPVGMKIATDYYQKGLGKSLGFLVGALVLGTALPHLLKDLMHDYSWKTIIISISTLAAFGGLLMLLFVPNGPYRTAGKKLDITICFSIFKNINFRKAAFGYFGHMWELYTFWTFVPILLKVYANLHADTHFNIPLLSFFIIAIGSLSCVIAGYLSEKYGPKNIAYLALFFSCACCLVAPLMFQLTNENLFVGFLLFWGMVVIADSPLFSTLVAQNVEAKNKGTALTIVNCIGFSITIVSIQLISSYTETSDSNLIYLLLAIGPILGLLTFSRKKVVS; this is encoded by the coding sequence ATGAGCAAATCAAAATACATACTTCCAATAATCATTATTTCTCAGTTTTGTTGCACCTCTTTATGGTTTGCAAGCAACGGAGTAATGACTGATATAGTTACAAGTTTTAATTTAAGTGATATTGCATTAGGCTATTTAACTTCTGCAGTACAATTTGGCTTTATTATGGGGACTTTGGTATTTGCCTTATTTACCGTCGCAGACCGTTTTTCGCCATCTAAAGTGTTTTTTTTCTGTGCTATTTTGGGGGCTTTTTTCAATTTGAGACTTATTTTTGAAAATCAAACTTTTCTTACTTTAATAGGTATGCGTTTTTTAACAGGTTTTTTCTTGGCAGGAATTTACCCTGTTGGGATGAAAATTGCCACAGATTATTATCAAAAAGGATTGGGTAAATCTTTAGGGTTTTTAGTGGGTGCCTTGGTTTTAGGTACTGCTTTACCGCATTTATTAAAAGATTTAATGCACGACTATTCTTGGAAAACAATTATAATTTCTATCTCTACTTTAGCCGCTTTTGGCGGATTACTAATGTTGCTTTTTGTACCTAATGGTCCCTATAGAACTGCTGGAAAAAAACTAGATATTACCATTTGTTTTTCAATATTTAAAAATATAAATTTTAGAAAAGCTGCTTTTGGTTATTTCGGTCACATGTGGGAGTTATATACCTTTTGGACCTTTGTACCTATTCTCTTAAAAGTCTATGCCAATTTACATGCTGATACGCATTTTAATATTCCTTTATTATCGTTTTTTATTATTGCAATAGGCAGTTTATCTTGTGTAATAGCAGGTTATTTATCTGAAAAATATGGACCTAAAAACATTGCTTACTTGGCTTTGTTTTTCTCTTGTGCTTGTTGTCTTGTTGCTCCGTTGATGTTTCAGCTAACAAATGAAAATCTATTTGTAGGATTTTTACTTTTTTGGGGAATGGTTGTTATTGCAGATTCGCCATTATTCTCTACGCTAGTGGCTCAAAATGTAGAGGCAAAAAACAAAGGAACAGCACTAACCATAGTAAACTGTATTGGTTTTTCAATTACTATTGTTAGTATTCAATTGATAAGCAGCTATACAGAAACTTCGGATTCTAACCTTATTTATCTGCTATTAGCAATTGGGCCTATTTTAGGTTTACTTACTTTTTCTAGAAAAAAAGTTGTTTCGTAA
- a CDS encoding methyltransferase: protein MSAKLKINKPTPIRPGEELLKFDSHTDVRETLYAMRDGKSVLITEFYSNGMLLLKELQKHLKIRLPNKTLKEQHAFRAEYHRLSNLILLKITNQEVAVDKAPKIGWLHTLYTGKNDFLLTFPEVQRLNSAWQKFHKGVKVPVLRNKVHPYYGVYFPTRFDYLTLFDNWLKRYEGPKKSAIDVGIGSGVLSFQMVQHGFQKVFGTDTNPNAILGLKEFMGDTKLSRKIELNYGNLFATIEKETELIVFNPPWLPAISNEENIDEAVYYNKNLFPKFFADASNKLAEGGKLVVLFSNAAEIKNLTKENPIEKELAKGIRFKLEKCLKKTIKPPVDKSKRNKKVTALEEAQLWVLTKV, encoded by the coding sequence ATGAGTGCCAAATTAAAAATAAACAAACCAACACCAATTCGCCCAGGTGAAGAGCTATTAAAATTTGATAGCCATACAGATGTAAGAGAAACCTTGTATGCGATGAGAGATGGTAAATCGGTTTTAATTACTGAATTTTATAGCAACGGAATGTTACTTTTAAAAGAGTTACAGAAACATTTAAAAATTCGTTTGCCTAATAAAACCTTAAAAGAACAACATGCTTTTAGAGCAGAGTATCATAGACTATCTAATTTAATTTTATTAAAAATCACCAATCAAGAAGTAGCGGTAGATAAGGCTCCTAAAATTGGTTGGTTGCATACATTGTATACCGGTAAAAATGATTTTTTATTAACGTTTCCAGAAGTACAAAGACTAAATAGTGCATGGCAAAAGTTTCATAAGGGGGTTAAAGTGCCTGTTTTAAGAAACAAAGTACATCCTTATTATGGTGTGTATTTTCCTACTCGTTTCGATTATTTAACCTTGTTTGATAATTGGTTAAAACGTTACGAAGGACCTAAGAAATCTGCCATAGATGTTGGTATTGGTAGTGGAGTATTGTCTTTTCAGATGGTACAACATGGTTTTCAGAAAGTTTTTGGTACAGATACAAACCCGAATGCTATTTTAGGTTTAAAAGAATTTATGGGTGATACTAAGTTGTCTCGTAAAATTGAATTAAATTACGGAAACCTTTTTGCAACCATAGAAAAAGAAACCGAATTAATTGTTTTTAATCCGCCATGGTTGCCAGCAATTTCTAATGAAGAAAATATAGACGAAGCTGTTTATTATAACAAAAACTTGTTTCCTAAATTTTTTGCTGATGCAAGTAATAAATTGGCTGAAGGAGGAAAGTTAGTTGTTTTATTTTCTAATGCTGCAGAAATTAAAAATCTTACAAAAGAGAATCCGATAGAAAAAGAATTGGCAAAAGGAATTCGTTTTAAACTAGAAAAGTGTTTAAAGAAAACGATTAAACCTCCGGTTGATAAATCTAAAAGAAATAAAAAAGTAACTGCTTTAGAAGAAGCACAACTTTGGGTCCTGACTAAGGTTTAG
- a CDS encoding FAD-binding and (Fe-S)-binding domain-containing protein has product MIQNAVLEQLHNSLSGDVLFDNLHKTLYATDASVYRKIPLAVAYPKDEKDIKTLIDFATKNKITLIPRTAGTSLAGQCVGDGLVVDVSKHFTNILSFDEKAKTITLQPGVVRDSLNVYLKPFGLFFGPNTSTSNRCMMGGMVGNNSSGSTSIKYGATRDKVVEVNAILSDGSTAVFKEITSADFIKKTKENTQEGQIYKHLFDELSNTENQQEIKNEFPKKTIHRRCTGYAVDELLVSDLFGGTSPTVNVAKLLTGSEGTLAFSTSITLQLDKLPPTESIMVCTHFKSINESLNATIIAMNHNLYNCELMDKTILDCSKNNRELAKNRFFLQGDPEAVLMLEVSANTIEEAEILADKLIADLEKNNFGYHHPKVYGADIAKVHYLRKAGLGALANIVGDKKAVACIEDTAVALEDLPNYIKEFTQIMTKYQQNAVYYAHAGAGELHLRPILNLKKKEDVVLFRKITTETAELVKKYKGSFSGEHGDGIVRAEFIPLMIGDKNYQLLRRLKKAFDPNNVFNQGKITDAFAMDESLRYEIGRDEPTIKTIQDYSDSEGILKLAEKCNGSGDCRKPVEAGGTMCPSYRATKDEKDTTRARANTLREFLTNSDQANKFNHKELKQVFDLCLSCKACASECPSNVDIATMKAEFLYQYQEANGYSFRNKLFANNAKYNKLGSAFPAITNFFTNSTLAKKVLGVAVERSVPKLANQTLASWLKKHHPKTSKKAVYLFNDEFTNFYDAEIGQDAVILLEKLGYEVKTVAHDESGRSHISKGFLKEAKQICNNNVAIFKDIITDETPLLGVEPSAILGFRDEYIRLADDKASAEKIAKNSFTFEEFLAKELEKGNIDTSLFTNDAKTLKIHGHCHQKALSGTHASFQILNIPKNYSVTIINSGCCGMAGSFGYEKEHYKVSMQVGEDTLFPKIRNTPQETQIVAAGTSCRHQIFDGTKRVAKHPITILKEALA; this is encoded by the coding sequence ATGATTCAAAACGCTGTTTTAGAACAACTTCATAATTCACTTTCTGGTGATGTCCTTTTCGATAATTTACACAAAACTTTATACGCTACAGACGCTTCTGTATATCGTAAAATTCCTTTAGCGGTTGCTTACCCTAAAGATGAAAAAGATATTAAAACCTTAATTGATTTTGCTACAAAAAATAAAATTACACTAATACCTAGAACTGCTGGTACATCCTTAGCAGGACAATGTGTGGGTGATGGACTTGTAGTGGATGTTTCTAAACATTTTACCAACATTCTTTCTTTTGATGAAAAAGCAAAAACAATTACGTTACAACCAGGTGTTGTAAGAGATTCTTTAAACGTGTATTTAAAACCTTTTGGTTTGTTTTTTGGGCCAAACACCTCTACATCTAACCGATGTATGATGGGCGGAATGGTTGGTAACAACTCTTCTGGAAGTACCTCTATAAAATACGGTGCAACTCGTGATAAAGTAGTAGAAGTAAATGCTATTTTAAGTGATGGAAGCACTGCTGTTTTTAAAGAGATTACCTCTGCAGATTTTATCAAAAAAACAAAAGAAAACACCCAAGAAGGGCAAATCTATAAACATCTTTTTGATGAACTTTCTAACACAGAAAATCAACAAGAAATAAAAAATGAGTTTCCTAAAAAAACCATTCATAGAAGATGTACCGGTTACGCGGTTGATGAGTTATTAGTTTCAGATTTATTTGGCGGAACATCACCAACAGTAAATGTTGCAAAATTATTAACGGGTAGTGAGGGGACATTGGCTTTTTCAACATCAATTACGTTGCAATTAGACAAACTTCCTCCTACAGAAAGTATTATGGTTTGTACGCATTTTAAATCTATAAACGAGAGTTTAAATGCTACCATTATTGCTATGAATCACAATTTATATAATTGTGAGTTGATGGATAAAACCATTTTAGATTGTTCTAAAAACAATAGAGAATTAGCTAAAAATCGTTTCTTTTTACAAGGAGATCCAGAAGCTGTTTTAATGTTAGAAGTTTCTGCAAATACTATTGAAGAAGCAGAAATTTTAGCAGATAAATTAATTGCAGACTTAGAAAAAAATAACTTTGGCTATCATCACCCAAAAGTGTACGGAGCAGATATTGCTAAGGTGCATTATTTACGTAAAGCTGGTTTAGGTGCTTTGGCTAATATTGTTGGCGATAAAAAAGCGGTTGCTTGTATAGAAGATACCGCAGTTGCTTTAGAAGATTTGCCAAATTATATTAAAGAGTTTACCCAAATTATGACAAAATACCAACAAAATGCGGTGTATTATGCGCATGCTGGTGCTGGTGAATTGCATTTACGTCCGATTTTAAATTTAAAGAAAAAGGAAGATGTAGTTTTATTTAGAAAAATTACCACAGAAACGGCAGAGCTAGTAAAAAAATACAAAGGTTCTTTTTCTGGTGAACATGGAGACGGAATTGTGCGTGCAGAGTTTATTCCTTTAATGATTGGTGATAAAAATTATCAATTATTAAGACGATTAAAAAAAGCATTTGATCCTAACAACGTTTTTAACCAAGGTAAAATTACAGATGCTTTTGCGATGGATGAAAGCCTACGTTATGAAATTGGTAGAGATGAACCTACAATAAAAACCATTCAAGATTATTCTGATAGTGAAGGAATTTTAAAATTAGCAGAAAAATGTAATGGTTCTGGAGATTGTAGAAAACCTGTAGAAGCTGGCGGTACCATGTGCCCAAGTTACAGAGCTACAAAAGACGAAAAAGATACTACAAGAGCAAGAGCAAATACCTTGCGTGAGTTTTTAACCAACTCAGACCAAGCAAATAAATTTAATCACAAAGAGTTAAAACAAGTTTTTGACCTTTGTTTAAGCTGTAAAGCATGTGCGTCAGAATGCCCAAGTAATGTTGATATTGCTACGATGAAAGCAGAATTTTTATATCAATATCAAGAAGCAAACGGATATTCTTTTAGAAATAAATTATTTGCAAACAATGCTAAATACAATAAATTAGGAAGTGCTTTTCCTGCTATTACTAACTTTTTTACCAATTCTACACTTGCTAAAAAAGTTTTAGGTGTAGCAGTAGAGCGTTCAGTGCCTAAATTAGCCAATCAAACGTTGGCTAGTTGGTTAAAGAAGCATCATCCTAAAACATCTAAAAAAGCGGTTTATTTATTTAATGATGAATTCACGAATTTTTACGATGCAGAAATTGGACAAGATGCCGTTATTTTATTAGAAAAATTAGGCTACGAAGTAAAAACCGTTGCACATGATGAAAGCGGAAGAAGTCATATTTCTAAAGGATTTTTAAAAGAAGCGAAACAAATTTGTAATAACAATGTGGCTATTTTTAAAGATATTATAACAGACGAAACTCCGTTATTAGGTGTAGAACCTTCTGCAATTTTAGGATTTAGAGACGAATATATTCGTTTAGCTGATGATAAAGCATCCGCAGAAAAAATTGCGAAAAATAGTTTTACGTTCGAAGAGTTTTTAGCCAAAGAGTTAGAAAAAGGGAATATTGATACATCTCTATTTACAAATGACGCTAAGACTTTAAAAATACACGGACATTGTCATCAAAAAGCATTGTCTGGCACGCATGCTAGTTTTCAAATTTTAAATATCCCTAAAAACTATTCGGTAACAATTATCAATTCCGGTTGTTGCGGAATGGCAGGTTCTTTTGGGTATGAAAAAGAACATTATAAAGTTTCTATGCAAGTTGGTGAAGATACTTTGTTTCCAAAAATTAGAAACACCCCACAAGAAACGCAAATTGTTGCGGCAGGTACAAGTTGTAGACATCAAATTTTTGATGGTACAAAACGTGTTGCAAAACACCCAATAACTATTTTAAAAGAAGCATTAGCATAA
- a CDS encoding aldo/keto reductase, whose protein sequence is MAKYKADSERYNKMTYRRTGNSGLLLPELSLGLWHNFGKNDDFENARNLLKCAFDNGITHFDLANNYGPPYGAAEKTFGKILKKDFKKYRDELIISSKAGFDMWEGPYGNFGSKKYLISSLDQSLQRMDLDYVDIFYHHRPDKDTPLEETMGALDLIVRQGKALYVGISNYQPKEAEKAFKILKDLGTPCLIHQPRYSLFDRWIEDGLVDLLGNSGVGAICFSPLAQGMLTDKYIDGLPKDSRAVKDGRYLKTDKVLEMLPKIKALNEVAKSRNQNLAQMAISWILKDDRITSVLIGASKTSQILDSIKATENTIFSEEELKLINAIL, encoded by the coding sequence ATGGCAAAATACAAAGCAGATTCAGAAAGATATAATAAAATGACCTACAGAAGAACAGGGAATAGCGGTTTGCTTTTACCTGAACTTTCTTTAGGTTTATGGCATAATTTTGGTAAAAATGATGATTTTGAGAATGCTCGAAATTTATTAAAATGTGCCTTCGATAACGGAATTACACATTTTGATTTGGCAAACAACTATGGACCTCCTTATGGTGCTGCAGAAAAAACGTTTGGTAAAATCTTAAAAAAAGATTTTAAAAAATACAGAGATGAATTGATTATTTCATCAAAAGCAGGTTTTGATATGTGGGAAGGTCCTTATGGAAATTTTGGCTCTAAGAAATATTTAATTTCTAGTTTAGACCAAAGTTTACAAAGAATGGACTTAGATTATGTTGATATTTTTTATCATCATAGACCCGATAAAGACACCCCTTTAGAAGAAACAATGGGTGCCTTAGATTTAATAGTAAGACAAGGAAAGGCTTTGTATGTTGGTATTTCTAACTATCAACCTAAAGAAGCAGAAAAAGCTTTTAAAATATTAAAAGATTTAGGAACGCCTTGTTTAATTCATCAACCTAGATATAGTTTATTTGATCGTTGGATAGAAGACGGATTGGTAGATTTATTAGGAAACTCTGGTGTTGGCGCTATTTGTTTTTCGCCTTTGGCACAAGGAATGTTAACCGACAAATATATTGATGGATTACCAAAAGACTCTAGAGCCGTAAAAGATGGTCGTTATTTAAAAACGGATAAAGTATTAGAAATGCTACCTAAAATTAAAGCATTAAACGAAGTTGCTAAAAGCAGAAATCAGAATTTAGCTCAAATGGCTATTTCTTGGATTTTAAAAGATGATAGAATTACGTCTGTATTAATTGGTGCAAGTAAAACTTCTCAAATTTTAGATAGTATAAAAGCAACTGAGAACACTATTTTTTCTGAGGAAGAATTAAAATTAATAAACGCTATTTTATAG
- a CDS encoding OmpA/MotB family protein gives MRKLIIPVVAISLLATSCVSKKKYVALENQYANTKGALQKTTLEKEALEGKFAKIESRVARYNEKINSLKSDNSSLQDANDVKLDMVGKTAVISNNTRERMRATLSKVDPALLSKAETLKDSLNLAISYNLKNKMNTSDLNNSNDINIDIDQTVVMISVSDKLLFNTASYKVKRGAYSLIEKLANVIKSEPSMDVMIEGHTDSRTINNATVQDNWDLSVKRATSIVRLLESKYKIEGSRLIAAGRGSTVPLVENTTSANRAKNRRTRIVILPNLDKFFALIADDQLAD, from the coding sequence ATGAGAAAATTAATTATTCCAGTTGTTGCCATCTCTTTATTGGCAACCTCATGTGTTTCTAAAAAAAAGTATGTTGCTTTAGAAAATCAGTATGCAAATACTAAAGGAGCGCTTCAAAAAACAACTTTAGAAAAAGAAGCTTTAGAAGGTAAATTTGCAAAAATTGAAAGTAGAGTTGCTCGTTATAACGAAAAAATTAATTCTTTAAAAAGTGATAACTCTAGCTTACAAGACGCCAATGATGTAAAGTTAGATATGGTTGGTAAAACGGCCGTTATTTCTAATAATACTAGAGAGAGAATGAGAGCTACTTTATCTAAAGTAGATCCTGCGTTGCTTTCTAAGGCAGAAACTTTAAAAGATTCTTTAAACTTGGCAATATCTTATAATTTAAAAAATAAGATGAATACTTCAGATTTAAATAATTCTAATGATATTAATATAGATATTGATCAAACAGTGGTTATGATTTCTGTTTCTGATAAATTGTTATTTAATACGGCTAGTTATAAAGTTAAAAGAGGTGCTTATAGTTTAATTGAAAAATTAGCAAACGTTATTAAGTCAGAACCTAGTATGGATGTTATGATTGAAGGTCATACAGATTCTAGAACAATTAACAATGCTACTGTGCAAGACAATTGGGATTTAAGTGTAAAAAGAGCAACGTCTATTGTACGTCTTTTAGAAAGTAAATATAAAATAGAAGGAAGCAGATTAATTGCTGCCGGTAGAGGATCTACTGTGCCTTTAGTAGAAAATACAACAAGCGCTAATAGAGCTAAAAATAGAAGAACAAGAATTGTAATTCTACCAAATTTAGATAAATTCTTTGCTTTAATTGCAGATGATCAGCTTGCTGATTAA